In one window of Pristiophorus japonicus isolate sPriJap1 chromosome 9, sPriJap1.hap1, whole genome shotgun sequence DNA:
- the nsl1 gene encoding kinetochore-associated protein NSL1 homolog isoform X3 encodes MVARRSRLGTKYSGIFNTRTDRKEKEIFETAIQENILVNGMLWQEVSEEEELRYGNDIKSLDDDLDECIKETASKRKQLPRKIVGHLARTMKAERESLKLLQPAVNSQMKLEIHAEQASKEAQIVRIASNISQDMSDVMKHLPTFMEKAEGLLQTLSLVPVMKQSQTNKAIFSTHTEMCFQNNKGQALPVGKTDVTPIETDETKLLKNLRSQKSKVDSCVFKKYPKRRLHLSQ; translated from the exons atggttgcaaggagatcaaggctgggaactaaatattcagggatatttaacactcggacagacagaaaggaaaaggag ATATTTGAAACTGCTATTCAGGAGAATATCCTTGTCAATGGAATGTTATGGCAAGAAGTATCTGAGGAAGAGGAGCTGAGATATG GTAATGACATAAAGAGCTTGGATGATGATTTGGATGAATGTATTAAAGAGACAGCATCGAAACGTAAGCAGCTTCCCAGGAAGATTGTTGGACATCTTGCTAGGACCATGAAAGCAGAAAGGGAATCACTA AAGCTTCTTCAGCCTGCAGTAAACTCCCAAATGAAACTAGAAATCCATGCAGAACAAG CATCCAAGGAGGCACAGATAGTGAGAATTGCATCAAACATTTCTCAAGATATGAGTGATGTTATGAAG CATTTACCAACATTTATGGAGAAAGCTGAGGGACTTTTGCAAACTCTAAGTCTCGTTCCCGTTATGAAGCAGTCCCAGACAAATAAGGCAATCTTCTCGACCCACACAGAGATGTGCTTCCAAAATAACAAAGGACAAGCTCTTCCAGTTGGAAAAACAGATGTTACTCCTATAGAGACTGATGAAACAAAATTGCTGAAGAATCTTCGTTCACAGAAGAGCAAAGTAGATTCTTGTGTTTTTAAAAAATACCCAAAGCGAAGACTGCATCTCAGCCAGTAA